Proteins encoded by one window of Bacteroidales bacterium:
- a CDS encoding Bax inhibitor-1/YccA family protein yields MNNRIARSTNPVLSKEMFRTASRTQTQAEVMTIDGTVNKTLLMFGLVILGAFYTWRLFFNAATMEAGASAVMPWLIGGAIGGFILAMVTIFKRTWANITAPLYAVLEGLFLGGLSAILEAQFSGIVIQAVGLTFGTMFTLLAAYKTGVIKVTKKFRMGVIAATGGVALLYFVSIMLRLFGVNFAIFQSSPLGIGISVVIVIIAALNLVLDFDFIHKGSQAGAPKYLEWYGAFGLMITLIWLYIEILRLLSLIAGRE; encoded by the coding sequence ATGAATAACAGAATAGCTCGATCGACCAATCCGGTCCTGTCAAAAGAAATGTTCCGTACAGCAAGCCGGACTCAGACACAGGCCGAAGTCATGACCATTGACGGGACCGTCAATAAAACACTGCTCATGTTTGGATTGGTAATACTGGGGGCATTCTATACCTGGAGGCTGTTTTTTAATGCAGCAACAATGGAAGCAGGAGCTTCTGCGGTAATGCCCTGGCTTATTGGAGGCGCTATCGGCGGTTTTATTCTTGCAATGGTAACCATTTTCAAACGGACATGGGCCAATATTACTGCCCCGCTTTACGCCGTCCTGGAGGGTTTATTTTTAGGCGGGCTGTCAGCCATACTTGAAGCGCAATTCTCCGGAATTGTCATTCAGGCAGTTGGATTAACCTTCGGAACCATGTTCACGCTCCTCGCTGCATATAAGACCGGAGTTATCAAGGTTACCAAAAAATTTCGGATGGGAGTGATTGCTGCTACAGGAGGGGTAGCCTTACTTTATTTTGTTTCCATTATGCTTCGGCTATTTGGTGTAAATTTTGCCATATTTCAGTCCTCACCACTCGGCATAGGAATAAGCGTGGTTATTGTAATCATCGCAGCACTGAACCTGGTTCTGGATTTCGATTTCATACATAAGGGAAGCCAGGCAGGAGCTCCGAAATATTTGGAATGGTATGGTGCTTTTGGGCTCATGATCACGCTGATCTGGTTATACATCGAAATACTCAGACTACTATCTCTAATAGCAGGCAGAGAATAA
- a CDS encoding type B 50S ribosomal protein L31 yields the protein MKKDVHPKNYRLVVFKDMSNGDTFTARSTVNTKDTITMDDGNEYPLVKLEISDTSHPFYTGKRKLVDSTGRVDKFMNKYKKHYEKRRNKSNQ from the coding sequence ATGAAAAAGGACGTCCATCCCAAAAATTATAGATTGGTGGTATTCAAAGACATGTCAAACGGGGATACCTTTACGGCGAGATCAACGGTGAATACCAAAGATACCATCACCATGGATGATGGAAATGAATATCCCCTGGTTAAACTGGAAATTTCCGATACCTCTCATCCTTTTTATACAGGTAAGAGGAAATTGGTAGACAGTACAGGTAGGGTTGATAAATTCATGAACAAATACAAAAAACATTACGAAAAAAGAAGAAACAAGAGCAATCAATAA
- a CDS encoding glycosyltransferase, protein MDLSVVIPLYNEVGSLTELTDWIQRVMDENKFTYEVIFIDDGSSDGSWEKIKELSNKYSAVKGICFRKNHGKSAALHLGFKEAKGDVVITMDADLQDNPDEIPELYRMIKEEGYEFVSGWKKQRHDPLSKRIPSKFFNKTARFVTGIKLHDFNCGLKAYRNEVVKHIEVYGEMHRYIPVLVRRAGFSKIGEKVVKHQKRKYGKTKFGLDRFIKGFLDLMSIIFITKFGKRPMHLFGTIGTVIFIIGFLAALWLGAHKLYFLAHGISARLVTDSPYFYIALTCMIIGTQLFVAGFLGELVSRNSESRNHYYIKDKINFEG, encoded by the coding sequence ATGGATTTATCAGTCGTCATCCCGCTGTACAATGAAGTCGGCTCACTCACCGAGCTTACAGACTGGATACAGAGGGTAATGGATGAAAACAAATTCACCTACGAGGTCATTTTTATAGACGACGGAAGCTCGGACGGTTCCTGGGAAAAAATCAAGGAATTAAGCAACAAATATTCAGCGGTTAAAGGGATTTGTTTCAGGAAAAATCATGGCAAATCGGCAGCGCTTCATCTCGGATTTAAAGAGGCAAAAGGCGATGTAGTCATAACCATGGATGCCGATCTTCAGGACAACCCGGATGAAATACCGGAATTATACCGGATGATCAAAGAAGAGGGATATGAGTTTGTATCGGGATGGAAAAAACAGAGACACGATCCTTTATCCAAAAGGATACCCAGTAAGTTTTTCAACAAAACGGCACGCTTCGTCACAGGAATCAAATTACACGATTTTAATTGCGGATTGAAAGCATACAGAAATGAGGTAGTAAAGCACATAGAAGTCTACGGAGAAATGCACCGGTATATTCCCGTATTGGTTCGAAGAGCAGGTTTCAGCAAGATAGGGGAAAAAGTGGTGAAACATCAGAAAAGAAAATATGGGAAGACCAAGTTTGGCTTAGACAGATTCATCAAAGGTTTTCTGGATCTGATGTCCATTATCTTCATTACCAAATTTGGCAAAAGGCCCATGCATCTTTTCGGTACCATAGGCACCGTTATCTTCATTATTGGCTTTTTGGCGGCTCTGTGGCTGGGTGCACACAAATTGTATTTTCTGGCTCATGGCATCTCCGCAAGACTGGTCACTGACAGTCCTTATTTTTATATAGCGCTTACCTGCATGATTATCGGAACACAATTATTCGTTGCAGGCTTTTTGGGGGAATTGGTATCCAGAAATTCCGAAAGCCGAAATCATTATTATATTAAAGATAAAATCAACTTTGAGGGTTAA
- a CDS encoding LON peptidase substrate-binding domain-containing protein, which translates to MSRKKHQKNDWQDLILFDEDTEKAEFIPLVTDEQEESMNKVEVPDTVPILPLRNTVLFPGVILPITVG; encoded by the coding sequence ATGAGCAGGAAAAAACATCAAAAAAACGATTGGCAAGATTTGATCTTATTTGACGAAGATACCGAAAAAGCGGAATTTATACCTTTGGTTACAGATGAGCAGGAAGAATCCATGAACAAGGTAGAAGTACCGGATACTGTGCCCATTCTACCTTTGAGAAATACGGTTCTCTTTCCCGGTGTTATACTGCCTATCACAGTAGGAC